In the genome of Ensifer adhaerens, one region contains:
- a CDS encoding amino acid/amide ABC transporter substrate-binding protein, HAAT family (TC 3.A.1.4.-), with protein sequence MNFKTKLMGLALAAAMSSTAISGAFADDTIKVGVLHSLSGTMAISETTLKDVMLMLIDEQNKKGGLLGKKLEPVVVDPASNWPLFAEKARELISKDKVAAVFGCWTSSSRKSVLPVFEELNSILFYPVQYEGEESSRNIIYTGAAPNQQAIPAVDYLMNEEGVKRFVLEGTDYVYPQTTNKILKAYLMSKGVKEEDIKVNYTPFGFSDWQAEVASIKKFGSEGKKTAVVSTVNGDANVPFYKELGNQGIKAEDIPVVAFSVGEEELSGMDTKPLVGHLAAWNYFESVDTPANAEFIKEWHAYTKNDKRTTNDPMEAAYIGFNAWVKAVEAAGTTDTDKVLDKIIGVTVPNLSGGYATVMPNHHITKPVLIGEIQDNGQFDIVQQTPEVVGDAWSDYLPDSKDLISDWRKPMSCGNFNVKTGKCGGKGS encoded by the coding sequence ATGAATTTCAAAACCAAACTCATGGGCCTGGCGCTTGCCGCCGCCATGTCTTCGACTGCGATTTCCGGTGCTTTCGCCGACGACACGATCAAGGTCGGCGTTCTGCACTCGCTGTCCGGCACGATGGCTATTTCCGAGACGACGTTGAAGGACGTCATGCTCATGCTCATCGACGAGCAGAACAAGAAGGGTGGTCTTCTTGGCAAGAAGCTTGAGCCGGTGGTTGTGGACCCTGCATCGAACTGGCCGCTCTTCGCCGAAAAGGCCCGCGAACTGATCTCGAAGGACAAGGTTGCCGCCGTTTTCGGTTGCTGGACGTCGTCCTCGCGCAAGTCGGTTCTGCCGGTCTTCGAAGAACTCAACTCGATCCTCTTCTACCCGGTCCAGTATGAAGGCGAGGAATCGTCCCGCAACATCATCTACACGGGTGCCGCTCCGAACCAGCAGGCTATTCCCGCCGTCGACTACCTGATGAACGAGGAAGGCGTGAAGCGCTTCGTGCTCGAAGGCACCGACTACGTCTATCCGCAGACGACCAACAAGATCCTGAAGGCCTATCTGATGTCGAAGGGCGTCAAGGAAGAGGACATCAAGGTCAACTACACGCCCTTCGGCTTCTCCGACTGGCAGGCTGAAGTGGCTTCGATCAAGAAATTCGGCTCGGAAGGCAAGAAGACCGCCGTTGTTTCGACCGTCAACGGTGACGCGAACGTTCCTTTCTACAAGGAACTGGGCAACCAGGGCATCAAGGCAGAAGACATCCCGGTCGTCGCCTTCTCGGTCGGCGAAGAAGAACTTTCCGGCATGGATACCAAGCCGCTGGTCGGCCATCTGGCTGCCTGGAACTATTTCGAATCGGTCGACACGCCGGCCAATGCCGAGTTCATCAAGGAATGGCACGCCTACACCAAGAACGACAAGCGCACGACCAACGACCCGATGGAAGCTGCCTATATCGGCTTCAATGCCTGGGTGAAGGCCGTCGAGGCTGCCGGTACGACTGATACCGACAAGGTTCTCGACAAGATCATCGGCGTCACGGTTCCGAACCTCTCGGGCGGCTATGCGACCGTCATGCCGAATCACCACATCACCAAGCCGGTTCTGATCGGTGAAATCCAGGACAATGGCCAGTTCGACATCGTTCAGCAGACGCCGGAAGTCGTCGGCGACGCCTGGTCTGACTACCTGCCTGACTCCAAGGACCTGATCTCGGATTGGCGCAAGCCGATGTCTTGCGGCAACTTCAATGTCAAGACCGGCAAGTGCGGCGGCAAGGGTTCCTGA
- a CDS encoding branched-chain amino acid transport system permease protein: protein MEYFIQQLINGLTLGSIYGLIAIGYTMVYGIIGMINFAHGDIFMLGGFAGLIVYLLIVTVFGGAPVAVALLCMLVVAMVTTSIWNWSIERVAYRPLRGSFRLAPLITAIGVSIALSNFIQVTQGPRNKPIPQMVNSVYTIEGISISLKQIVIVIITAVLLAAFWYIVEKTPLGRAQRATEQDRKMAALLGIDVDRTISITFIMGAALAAVAGTMFLMYYGVIVFTDGFVPGVKAFTAAVLGGIGSLPGAVIGGLLIGLIESLWSAYFTIAYKDVATFAILAFVLIFKPSGLLGRPEVEKV from the coding sequence ATGGAGTATTTCATCCAGCAGCTCATCAACGGGCTGACTCTTGGCTCCATCTATGGCCTGATCGCAATCGGCTATACGATGGTTTATGGCATCATCGGCATGATCAATTTCGCCCATGGCGATATCTTCATGCTGGGCGGATTTGCCGGCCTCATCGTCTATCTTCTCATCGTGACGGTTTTCGGTGGCGCCCCGGTGGCGGTCGCGCTGCTATGCATGCTTGTCGTGGCGATGGTCACCACCAGCATCTGGAACTGGTCGATCGAGCGGGTGGCCTACCGCCCTCTGCGCGGCTCCTTCCGTCTGGCGCCGCTGATCACCGCGATCGGCGTGTCGATCGCACTGTCCAACTTCATCCAGGTCACGCAGGGTCCGCGTAACAAGCCGATCCCGCAGATGGTCAACTCGGTCTACACGATCGAGGGCATTTCGATTTCTCTCAAGCAGATCGTCATCGTCATCATCACGGCCGTCCTTCTTGCCGCCTTCTGGTATATCGTTGAGAAGACCCCGCTTGGCCGCGCCCAGCGCGCCACCGAGCAGGACCGCAAGATGGCCGCGCTTCTCGGCATCGACGTCGATCGCACGATCTCGATCACCTTCATCATGGGCGCAGCGCTGGCTGCCGTCGCCGGCACGATGTTCCTGATGTATTACGGCGTGATCGTCTTCACAGATGGCTTCGTTCCGGGCGTCAAGGCCTTCACCGCGGCCGTTCTGGGCGGCATCGGCTCGCTGCCGGGCGCCGTGATCGGCGGGTTGCTGATCGGCCTGATCGAATCACTCTGGTCGGCCTATTTCACCATCGCCTACAAGGACGTGGCGACCTTTGCCATCCTCGCCTTCGTACTGATTTTCAAGCCGTCCGGTCTTCTGGGCCGTCCGGAAGTCGAAAAGGTCTGA